CTAATTTAGAACATAAACTGGGGAGGTATATTCACTTGAGCGGTCCTTGTTCGGATTGCGATAGGCAACCCAAACTATTGTCTAAATATAAAAACACGACCTCACATTGAGCATTTGAGCTATATGTTTCAACCTTTTCTTTGTTCATCTTATTATAGTATTAAACATTTTCAACGCCCACACATTGTCCAAAGGACCGAAATCCCCAATACATTTAACAAATTCACCCCAACCTtggaaaaaaaaaggaacaaTTTGGCACTTGGGCCCCCAGAAAGGAAAGAGGCATAGCGCATTTGTTACCAATAATCAGGAGGCACAATGGAGAGGGATGAAGTATGCGTTGAGAGAAAAGGGAGTGTGAGCGTAactgtgttaaaacaaaaatcagaaaattattagaagaataaagaaatgtataaaatagtaaagaatcagaaatattccgagtccgcaatttttcttgtgcgtccttaaggaattttaaccccatcacacgttgccaaggtaatggattaaatcctcccatgataaaacggaataaaccttcctgcaacagtggcaatacaaactgcaggataccaacgaactcaaagaacggagcaaaatcacacttacgaatttgagagagagacaTGCGAATTATgatgcagtatattcagaaagaaagaagttctggagTGTTTTTCGTGTCAagaagatgcagccttgcctcagaatttataggcaaatatcagaagaggtgtctggaaaggtgccttttcagaaaatacgcggcGGCCAGAGAGGCTCTCTGAATCTGAGAGCCGCGATTCTACCGCGGTCGTGGCAGaaccgaagccgaagccgagccagcgacgacggcgcgagagttcattctcttcaactccttttaagagctttaagaagtgaatctatatataagcacacaaatgtgattgtccctcaccaatgagggacaaagtgcaagacaaaagtttacttcttcaaattttcattttccctccattttatttccctccatttccaattcacacttcttctactttaaagcccaatggcttaaagtccaacaggGAGTCCCTTAGCTTTTTTCTCTTCCCACCTGAATGCCAACTTCTTTAGATCTATTTACAATGTATTAAAAATGCATAAGCTGGAATGTTAAATAAGAGTTTTATGCACAAAGTCAAATATAGACTGGCCACAAGCAGAGACCAAATAATCGAGGGACTGAGCTTGCATCTTTACATTTATATAAAGGTTTTGGTGCTAACTTCTTCGTAACTGTttataaaatgcaaaaaaatgtcTTACAAGAGTTCTATGCTTAAATATAGAGAGACCAGGGAACGTACAATTGCGGATCGAGATTGCATTTTTTCTTCTCAACTCCCACTCCAACGATATGCGACTTTTTCAAACGTTCACCACATACTATTAACACACTTGTATTTATAATTTTCAAGTATCATGCAGAAATGTTCAGATAGTGAACAATACACTGTAATATCCAAACTTCTATGCTCCTTATAGTATACAATGGAGGCCGAATAAAGCTGTACATCAGAATTCGTATTATCCCATCCATAGGTGAACACCGACGTCTTTGCCACATAGGAACCAGTGAGAAGTTGAATCGTCTATTCTCATAGATTAATTCACACTTTCGAACAGCCAAGCTGGAACTTGCGAACTTTCATTCTCCCATTCAACGCAAGCGCCAATATGTCATATTCCTCCACATTCCAGAGCTCACTGACTGTTGCCTACAACAATTGAAGTAAACATTATAAATGCAAAAACCAATTAAAATGAACCGCCAAATTCTTAAACAAAGTGACTATTCCGAAGCAAAACATAAAAGCGAGATTGTTTTGATTTTCGATTTAAAATTAAAAACTACTTACACTTCTGTCACCCAAAAAAGAAAAGCAATATTGTCAGCAAACAATTAAAGGACGGAGTACAAAAACACTAGGACACACCCTTAGCACTGATAAAATTTAACAACGCCCAGCAGGCCAGAACAGGGTTCCTAAAATACTGCCAGTCATAAGATACGTCCGCCAAAACCCAATTAAAACTTAGTTTCCATTTACTCTTATCTTTTGGGAATACAGTAGCTATGGACCTCTATTATTGTAGCACGATAAATATCAGAAACCAATATATCAAGAGGCCTAGATTCTTGTTAGAATCATCTCTGGTTTCTCTCTTCAATATCTGGTTAACTTCACATAAAAGGTTAACTTCAGTACCAGAAAATGCCTTTCTATTAGTGACTTGATTAAGCCAAACTAGTTCTATATACTACGAATATGAGCTGCTATATGTAAGACATTGCTGTAGCACTCTGTGCCAAATACACTTTGTAAAGTAACAAGCAAAGAGAGATGTTGAATTGACCCTCTTCATGAGCATTGCAGAGGCTACAGAGCAGAGTCTCCCAACTCTCCAGTGTCTTAGTTATTGAAAAAGGTCAACCAAAGAATGAGTGCCTTCTAACTATCCTCAGGTGGCACCAGCCAATTTCAGCCATTCACTGTGTGCTTTTCTTAGCCCTAAAAGATTGCAAGCATTCTTGATAGAAATATCCCTCCGGGGCCATCTCCACTCCAGCTAATTTTATGTGTTCCCCGGTACAAGGAAGCTTAGTAGCAGGAATGGCACTTATCAACACAGAGCATCCCTTGATCTTCTCCAGTTTGGCCAATGCCATTGATTATCAAAATCATGTTTACTACCTTAGACATCCAAGTCAAGACGATGCCTGAGAAAATTTGGTGCGACATATAGAGCACAAAGAGATGCCAATTATTGAACCAGAAATATGTTGCTTGTCATCTGCCAATGAGATACTGAATATGGGGTCTAATAAGTGGTCCAAATTTTAGCATCTTAGGCCCGGAGCAGTTCTATGGTATGAACGACCAAAGACAAATTCCTATGGTGTAGTAGCTCTATATGCACACCATCTGATCCAGAGAATCCTATTTGCAGGATGTTTAGAGCATATCTTGCAATCAGAAACATTCCTTATTACAAGGTCATATAATCCCAAGCCACTGCTTCATCAATGTCTACAGCGAATGTCTCAACTTCTTTTACACCCCAGCTGTTCACCTCCATCACTTTACTAAAAAAAGCTCTAAGGAGCTGTGTTATCACTTTGGAGGTTTTTTAGGTAAAATAATGGAGAGCAAGATTGGCTTCTATATGAAAGTGGGGAGACAACAAGACCACACACACTCAATATTGCTGCAAGTCTTGCAAATTGTCATCCCATTTTGAGATTCTTAAATTCAAACTTCAAATTGTTTCTTTCTTCTAAAAAACACACATTGAAGTGTATGGGAGAGCAAGCATCGTATTCATTGCAAATGCACAATCATGAGCTCCAGATATGGCCAAGACGAGCACATCATACCAGGGGGCAGGTCAATGCATTCATTATTAGGCAATAAGGGTTAATTTAGATAAAACCAAAAATTACCTTAGTGCCATGGATTTTATTGTTTAACCTAGTCACGAGCTCATGGAGAAATTGGAGTTCTGAAACCCTATTTGCTTCCTgtgaaaaaacaagaaaaacattCACTCAACAAAGTGAATAATTTTTTCCGATGAAAATTAACCAAGTGATAATACATGATAAAACTTTGCAAGGAAAGAGAAGAGCTCATGCTGAAATAATGTCTTATTGTAGTTTATTTTGACCTTAGACTCTGGGCAATTTCCCACAAATGCTAACAGTCTCATTAATTGAGTCGCTCTCAGTCACATTCTTGACTAGCTTGTAAGATATGAAATTTACTTCCTTCAAACAAGCATCATTGATCTATAGAAAACCTTATGCTACAAGTTCAAGTTAGAAAGTTGGATTTCCCCTTATCTCCTCGCATTAAAGAAAAATGTTCTTCTCCTTAATAGAAAGATGCTAAATACTACGTGGCAAACTGAAAGTGTGGGAAGGATCTCCATCAAGAATTCAAGATTTTCTTGTTTCCCCCCATCCCCTTATGTTTTAAATCTTCCGTGAACTATGACAAGATGTTCAACATCCTGACTTTTTATAACTGCTACTAGTTAATATTAGTGTTGTTGCCTTTTAGTATCAAAAACAATGTGTCATAGGGCACTAAGCAGTGACCTCCAGATTAAATCATTAATGAAACAATGGAAGATTTGAAATTCAGGGGACAGCTCAAAGATGCTAGTGTTAGACTACCTCAGGCCAGCTGCTAGGGTGTCCCAGAAGCCTGGCAAATGATGTATGAAGCATTACAGCATCATACTGCAGCAACAAGAATGAGTAATTAGCAAATGCTTGAAATCTTGACATACTATTTTAACAGTTCTATTTTGAGAACACAAGACTTACAAATCAAAGCAAATAGTCCTAAAACTTAAGAGGGGATGAGACAGTGAGGGGAAGAACCATGCAGTAGCAATGACAGATTTGTCATTAAAGTGCATAATGGTTTACTTCCCACATTGTTTGAGAATATGTGTCACTTTACTAGCAATAAGTGGTGAAGTGCTAAGACATTAGCATCTTCACCAAGATTTAGAGCAGAAAGGTTTGTTTGGCTCTCACAAGTTGCTTTGCAGGAGCATGTGGAAGAGCATTTCTCAATTTTTGTCGGATAGTTACAGGATCAGTTCCAGAATCCACCTACAAATGAAAACATAAAACGAAAGTGTAAAAAGGAAGGGAATGCAATTTCACCAACTTATATCTCCGTGAATTTTTCTTTTGAACTTAATGATTTCAACATATGATGACCATTGCAAAGTGGTGCACCATCTGTAGAGTACCATTTGAGTCAATCATACACCAGTTATAAGGGGAGACAAACAACATCAACAAATAAAAATTGATAACTCATTGCTAAGGCCATTGAGATAAGATGTTCATGATTAATGAACAAGGAATAAGTCTCTGTCTCATTTATGCCACAAGATACACCCAGGTAACTACACATCCTTTATGTTGAACGTCGTTAAAGCGAGGCATGTCTTGCAAACATAACTATGCATCTCTTGATAATGAAATAATAGGTACAGCACTACTTGGACATATGAGACTAAACCTCTAGTAGGAAAAGTAGACCTAAAATTCAACTTGCACATAATATTCTGAAGTCCCAAACTATATTACATGGATTCCTATACTTTGTACCAGTAAGGGTGTGGGTGGTATCCGGTATGGGAATGTGCAAGTTCCTTTGCTAATTCTTAGCATATCTTGAATAATACAAGATACCCATAGCCATCACCAACAGAAATATTGATGCATATGAAAGATTCATGTAATATAGGTCCTTAGCCATCTCTTTGCCAGCATAATATGACATAGAGTGCAAAACTATATGCAAAAGGCAAAAGTTTCTCTTGCAACTGCCTAAGAAGAAAGTTTAATACAACAATATATCTTGAAATGATAgaggaaaaaaaaaaactaaaactgcAGTGGTGGGCACTAGCAGATGCTTATCTCAAATATATAAATACTTTTTTTAAAGACTTCCTTAAATACTCCAGAGAGATAGATTAAGAGAAAGAGAGGGAAAGATCGAGGTTGCTTGAAAGACCTGCCAACAACCTACTAGCACCCCAGTTGATGTTAGAACCACTCTGTCTAGGGAAATTTTTATTGGGCAGATTGTCTCAGAAACAGCTCTAACAGCATTTGCTTCAGCTTCAATCTGAGGAAACACTGCACAGTGTCAGTTCATCAAGATAACAGTTCAATGTGAAGAAAggacataaactaaaatttcatcCAAAAGCATTTTTACCTGTGCTTCAGAGGCAGGTACAGCTGTTATGTGATGTGAAGCATGGAACATGCTAAAGTGATATAAGCTAGAGTTCTGAAACCAAATTGCTAAGCAACACGCATATAAGCATCTAAATTGATAGAACAAGAGATGCATAATAAGCGTTTAACTCATTCCTCCAATAGTAATCATTAAAAAAGACACCATACCTTTATCAAAATGTGGTGAGAATACAGCTCTCACAGCTTCCCTTTACAAAAACATATGAGAACAAGTGTGAGTGTAGGAATTTCAAGTTCAATATGAAAAGTAGAATCATGCATAATTGAACAAAATTGTAAAGTTGCCAACATTCTCCTTCAAAATAGACCAACTTGGCTTTCTTAAGATTAACTAAACGTAACTGTTTTTGCTTCAGTGAGAGATGGAAATTTTTGTGGCTGATTTTGTCCAGAGAAATCAACATGCAGTACTTACGCAATAGGGACAGAATATTCTGGGTTGAGATACAAAACATTTGCTCGCACAGGAGGATTTGCAGCCTATACACAGAAGGAAATTAACCACCTTCAATTTAGACACGACAAACAAGTATATGACTGAATGCTGCTTAATAAGTGAAATTGACCTTGAGTACAGGAGTGACTACTCCATCTTTGAGAGTAAACAGATCTGATAGGGTAAGTGATTGAGTAGTTTCTCCCTGTTTGAGGAAAGCAGCTCCGTGCTCCTCCAAGTCGTTTTCCATCTTATGATACAATCTAGACCTCTGCTCCGCATTTGAGATAGACCATTCTG
This sequence is a window from Nicotiana sylvestris chromosome 3, ASM39365v2, whole genome shotgun sequence. Protein-coding genes within it:
- the LOC104228843 gene encoding uncharacterized protein isoform X1 — its product is MNIICWTKMARARNCSKPVIWIWLISALTFYALFLMVTRNSTEWSISNAEQRSRLYHKMENDLEEHGAAFLKQGETTQSLTLSDLFTLKDGVVTPVLKAANPPVRANVLYLNPEYSVPIAEAVRAVFSPHFDKAIWFQNSSLYHFSMFHASHHITAVPASEAQIEAEANAVRAVSETICPIKISLDRVVLTSTGVLVGCWQVDSGTDPVTIRQKLRNALPHAPAKQLYDAVMLHTSFARLLGHPSSWPEEANRVSELQFLHELVTRLNNKIHGTKATVSELWNVEEYDILALALNGRMKVRKFQLGCSKV
- the LOC104228843 gene encoding uncharacterized protein isoform X2; translated protein: MENDLEEHGAAFLKQGETTQSLTLSDLFTLKDGVVTPVLKAANPPVRANVLYLNPEYSVPIAEAVRAVFSPHFDKAIWFQNSSLYHFSMFHASHHITAVPASEAQIEAEANAVRAVSETICPIKISLDRVVLTSTGVLVGCWQVDSGTDPVTIRQKLRNALPHAPAKQLYDAVMLHTSFARLLGHPSSWPEEANRVSELQFLHELVTRLNNKIHGTKATVSELWNVEEYDILALALNGRMKVRKFQLGCSKV